In Herpetosiphonaceae bacterium, a single genomic region encodes these proteins:
- a CDS encoding uracil-DNA glycosylase family protein translates to MLNIVQPIVSDQQLAALNARLDTCTVCATASRQYRHVPGGGCATKPRLMLVFINPTVRNFTAHADWRGVRFPFAGKPKLWEILATAGFVRADLPERIAALGRTPEMVELLLHETCRQQLYLTNAVKCVDDGSRLPTTARIAAAWAFLQAEIALVQPQAIVTFGLIPFRLLTGCNVRLADQLWDAQQGRCTFFSSHPIDGRSYSVFPCYFPTGRGNPVAATKMLIALRQQLTAEWPLESSKPAEA, encoded by the coding sequence TCAGCAGCTTGCCGCGCTGAACGCACGGCTGGACACATGCACGGTCTGCGCTACGGCCAGCCGTCAGTACCGTCATGTGCCCGGCGGCGGCTGTGCTACGAAACCTCGGTTGATGCTGGTGTTTATCAATCCGACCGTGCGCAACTTCACCGCGCATGCCGATTGGCGGGGGGTGCGATTTCCGTTTGCCGGTAAGCCGAAGCTCTGGGAGATCCTCGCGACCGCAGGCTTTGTGCGGGCCGATCTGCCGGAGCGGATCGCAGCGCTGGGACGTACGCCGGAGATGGTCGAGCTACTGCTGCACGAGACTTGCCGACAACAACTCTATCTTACCAATGCTGTCAAATGCGTCGACGACGGCTCCCGGCTGCCGACGACCGCTCGCATCGCCGCTGCGTGGGCATTTCTACAAGCGGAGATCGCGCTGGTGCAGCCCCAGGCGATCGTGACGTTTGGCCTGATTCCATTTCGGCTGCTGACCGGCTGCAATGTACGGCTGGCCGATCAGTTGTGGGATGCGCAGCAGGGTCGCTGCACGTTCTTCTCGTCGCATCCGATCGACGGGCGGAGCTACTCTGTGTTTCCGTGCTACTTTCCAACGGGTCGCGGCAACCCCGTGGCGGCGACCAAGATGTTGATTGCGCTGCGCCAGCAGCTCACGGCGGAATGGCCGCTGGAGTCGTCGAAGCCCGCCGAGGCTTAG